The genomic window GCGCAGCTGGTCGACCCGGTAGGTGCGGAGGTCGTCGAGCTCGCCGAGCAGGTGCAGCAGGGCCAGCTGCTCGAGGACCGGGCTGGCCAGGTCCTGCCGCGAGCGCAGCGCCGCGAGCCGGGCAACGGTCGCCGCGTCCGAGCGCAGCCAGCCCATCCGCAGGCCGCCCCAAGCGATCTTGCTCGCCGAGCCGACGGTGACGACCGGCGTCCGGCCGGCGAACACGGCCAACGGCGGTGGCATCTCGAGCCCGTCCACCGCCAGCTCGACCAGCGTCTCGTCGACCACCGCGACGGTGCCGCTGCGGTCGAGCGTTCGGGCGACCTGCTCGCGGACCTCGCCGGACATCAGCGCCCCGGTCGGGTTCTGGAACTCCGGCACGAGGTAGGCGGCCGTGGGGGAGGTCTGCCGGGCCGCGGAGCCCAAGGAGTCCAGGTCCCAGGTGAGAGCGGTCGGGTCGACCGGCACCGGCACGAGCCGTGCCCCCAGGTCGGTGACGACGTCCAGGCCGTTGGGGTAGCCGGGCTGCTCGACGAGCACGCGGTCGCCGGCGCCCGCGGCCAGCGTCAGCCCGAGCCGCACGGCCTGCAGAGCGCCGCTGGTGACCAGCACCTGGTCGGCCGTGGTGGCCAGTCCCCGCTCGGTGAACCGCTCGGCGAGGCGCTCGCGCAGCGAGACCAGGCCGCGGTAGTCGTAGCCGGTGCCGGGCAGGTACCGGGGCAGCTCCTCCAGCGCAGCGGTGTAGGCGGCGTGCAGGTGCGGGGGAGCGCCCGGGGCGGCGTGCGCGAGGTCGAGCACGCCCTCCGGAGCCGGCTCCGGAGCCCACGTGGGTACCGGCGCACCGGCGGTCGGCAGGGTCGTCCAGGTGCCCGAGCCCTGCCGGCTGGCGGCGTGGCCGCTCTCCCGGAGGACGTCGAAGGCCGCGCTGACGGTCGTCCGGCTCAGGCCCAGCGTGAGGGCCAGCTCGCGCTCGGGCGGTAGCCGGACGCCGACCGGCAGCCGGCCGTCCAGGATGACCAGCCGGATCCGGCCGGCCAGCGCCGCGTAGGCGGGTGCGGTGGACGACGGCCAGGCGCCGAGCAGGCGGGTGAGCTCGCGCGGGCCGATCCGGCGGCTCGGGGGTGGTCGACGTGGTGGACGGGACGGCACCAGACCACTGTTCACCAGACCACTGTGCGCCAATTGGCTCTGGATCTCAAGGCCAATCACCGCGACCATCGTCAGGTGCACCAGAAGCTGAGCGCCCCCCGCCGCCTGCCCCGCAGGCTTCCCCGCCGCCTGACCCAGCTCTACGTCGGGCTGCTGCTCTACGGCCTGAGCATGGCGCTCTTCGTCCGCTCCGACCTCGGCGTCATGCCGTGGGACGTGCTGCACCAGGGGCTGGCCCGCCACTTCGGGCTGAGCATCGGCGCCTGGACGATCATCGTCGGCGCCGTCGTGCTGCTGGGCTGGATCCCGTTGCGCGAGAGGCCGGGCATCGGCACGGTCAGCAACGTCCTGGTGATCGGGGTGGCCATCGACGCAGCGCTCGCGGTGCTGCCGGAGGTGCACGCCCTGGCGCCGCGGGTCGGGCTGGTGGTCGCGGGGCTGCTGCTCAACGCCGTTGCCACCGCCCTCTACATCGGCGCCCGCCTGGGTCCCGGACCGCGGGACGGGCTCATGACCGGGCTGGTGCGGCGAACGGGCGGATCGGTGCGGCTGATCCGGACGGGCATCGAGGTCGCGGTCGTGCTGATCGGCTGGGCGCTGGGCGGCACGCTGGGGTTGGCCACCGCGGTCTACGCGGTCGGCATCGGCCCGCTCGTGCAGGTGTTCCTGCCACGGCTGACCGTCCCCGAGCACCGGCCGGTGCCCGCCGAGGTGCCCGCGGATACCCTCGCAGCGTGACGGACTCGACCAGCAGCCAGGGGTTCAGCACCCGCGCCATCCACGCCGGGCAGGAGCCGGACCCGCTCACCGGGGCCGTCGTCCCGCCGATCTACCAGGTGTCGACGTACAAGCAGGACGGCGTCGGCGGCCTGCGCGGCGGGTACGAGTACTCGCGCTCCGCGAACCCGACCCGGACCGCGCTCGAGGACTGCCTGGCGGCGCTCGAGCGCGGCAGCCGGGGTTTCGCCTTCGCCAGCGGCCTCGCCGCGGAGGACACGCTGCTGCGCGCCGTCACCCGTCCCGGCGACCACGCGGTCGTGCCGGACGACGCCTACGGCGGCACCTACCGGTTGTTCGCCAAGGTCGCGCAGCCGTGGGGGCTGGAGCACACGCCCGCTCACCTGGGTGACCTGGACGCCGTCCGCGCCGCGATCCGCCCGGGGCAGACCAAGGTCGTGTGGGCCGAGACGCCGACCAACCCGCTGCTGGGCATCGCCGACATCGCTGCGCTCGCCGAGATCGCCCACGCCGCGGGGGCGCTGCTGGTGGTGGACAACACGTTCGCCACGCCGTACCTGCAGAGCCCGCTCGCGCTGGGCGCCGATGTCGTCGTGCACTCCACGACCAAGTACGCCGGCGGCCACTCCGACGTCGTCGGCGGAGCGCTGGTGACGTCGACCACTCCCGCCACGGGGTTCGAGGACCTGGACGAGCGGGTGGGCTTCCACCAGAACTCGATGGGCGCCGTCGCGGGCCCGTTCGACGCGTGGCTGGTCCTGCGAGGGCTGAAGACCCTCGCGGTGCGGATGGACCGGCACTGCGACAACGCGGAGCGGGTCGTCGCGTTCCTGTCCGAGCACCCGCGGGTGTCGTCCGTGCTGTACCCCGGACTGGAGTCGCACCAGGGCCATGCCGTTGCGGCACAGCAGATGCGGCGCTTCGGGGGGATGGTCAGCTTCCGGCTGCGCGGTGGCGTCGAGGAGGCGCTGGGCGCGTGCAAGCGGGCCGAGGTCTTCACCCTGGGCGAGTCCCTCGGCGGGGTCGAGTCGCTGATCGAGCACCCCGGCCGGATGACGCACGCGAGCGTGGCCGGCTCCGTGCTGGAGGTGCCGGACGACCTGATCCGGCTCTCGGTCGGCATCGAGGACGTCGATGACCTGCTCGCGGATCTTGAGCAGGCGCTCAGCTGACGCGAAGCGGGTCAGCTCGGAGCGGATATGCCCAGGCGGCATACGGACGCCGGTCTGGCATCGGCCGCTCGAGTCAGCCGGATTTCCTGAGGCCGGCGGTGGCCAGGACCTGCGGCTCCATCCGGGCAGGCAGGACGTCGTCGCGGAACCGGAATCGGGCGAGCTGGGCGCACCGAGCGACCGTGGTGCCCAGGTCGAGTCGGCGGCGCTCGCGCACCCAGGCGACGAGCTCCGCCGGGTGGGCGATGTCCGCAGCGAAGTGCACGAGCGTGGCGTACCAGATGTCGCGTCGGAAACCGTCTTCGCGCCAGGAGTCCGGTCCGAGCTCGTCGGCCAGGGCCTGTGCGAACGCCGGTGCCGCGTCGTCGACCGGTTCGGTGCAGGCCATGACGGTGAGCGACGTCAGCGTCAACCCGGTGAGCCGCAGCGCGACGGGACGGCTCCGGGCGGTCGCGCGATCCAGGGCCGACCGGTAGCGGTCGAGCGCGGGATCGTCGTCCGGGACGTCGTGCCGGTAGGTCTCGAGGGATCGCACGGTCACGTGGGCGCAGCCGGCCAACCCCGTGCCGAAGTGACCGGGACCGGCCAGTGCCAACGCCTGACCCGTGAGCTCGTCCAGTGCTGCCGTCGCCGCGCCGTCGAGCGGGAGGAGCACGCTGATCGGCCACCGACCCCCCTCGTCGGGCGGTGCGTCGCGCTGGTGCTCGCGACGCTCGATCAGTGGTGCTGCTTCGTCGAACAGGTCGTCGAAGCGGGTCCGGGCCACACGGCGAGGCTAGTGGTCAGGACCTCGGGGGTCTCCGCATCGACGGCACCCGGCGGGTCTACCGAGCCCGCGCGAGGTGGACCTCGCGCACCGCCACCTGCCCGCTCCGGTGGCTGGCGTGCAGGAACGCCGCGCCGACGGCCGCCGCGAGGCTGAGTCCGGCCGCGACCCACCACGACGCCCGGTAGGCGTCCGGTGCGGACGGCGGGCTCCACGACGTCAGGATCGTCACCAGGACGGCGACCCCGACCCCCGAGGCCACCTGACGGGAGGCGTTCAGCAGCGCCGAACCCGTTGCGGCAGAGGCGGTCGGCAGGGACGTCGTCCCGGCCGCCATCAGGGTGCCGAGCGCGAGGCCGACGCCGATCCCACCGATCACCATGGCCGGCAGCAGGTCGACGAGGTAGTTCGGCTCGATGCTGGAGACCGTGGCCCGCCAGACGAAGCCGAGCCCGAACAGCAGGCTGCCGACGGTCGCCAGTGCGCCGGGCCCGACCCGCTCGACCAGTCGACGCGAGGCGATCGTCGTGATCGGCACCAGAGCGGGGCCGGGCACCATCGCGAGGCCGGTGAGCAGCGGGCCGTAGCCCCAGACCTGCTGGCACCACAGGGCGTTGGACACCAGCATGATCGCGAACGCGATGCTGAAGACGAACAGCGCGGCGTTGGCCCGGGCGAACCCGCGAGCGCGTACCAGCGACGGCTCCACCAGCGGCACGGGCTGGGTCAGGCAGCGCCGGACGACGACCGCCGAGGAGACCAGGGCGAGCGCGAACAGCGTGAGCGTGCCGGCCGACGTCCAGCCCCAGGCCGGTCCCTGCAGCAGTCCGGCGACGAGCGAGCCGATGCCCAGCACCGCCAGCACGGCGGCCACCGGGTCCGGCAGGGCCGTGCGCGGGTGCGCCTGCGGGTGGGGCAGCACCCGCCGTCCGGCCACCACGCCCAGGACGCCGATGGGCAGGTTCACCAGGAAGACCCAGCGCCAGCTCGCCTCCACCAGCAGGCCACCGAGCACCGGACCGGTCGCCGCGGCGATGCCACCCACCGCGGCCCACGCCCGGGTGGCCCGGACCCGGTCGCCGACCTCCACGCCGGCCACCAGCAGCGCCAGCGACGACGGGAGCTGCAGGGCCGCACCGGCGGCCTGCACGACGCGCGCGCCGATCAGCACGTCGAGGGTGGGCGCGAGCGCACAGGCCAACGACGCCAGGGTGAACACGGCGGTGCCGACCAGGAAGACCCGCCGGTGGCCGTACCGGTCGCCGGCCCGGCCGGCGACGACGAGCAGGGCGCCGAGGGTGACCGCGTAGGCGTTCAGCACCCAGCTGACGTGGGCCAGCGAGCTGCCGGGGAAGGAGTGGGTGAGGTCGTCGAACGCGACGTTCACGATCCACAGGTCCAGGTTCGTCATGAACACGGCCAGTGCGACCACGGCGAAGACCCGGGAGGCGGGTCGGTTTGATTTCCGAATTGGCATGGGAGGCAAACTAGACCCGAGTCGGTTGGATATGCAAACCTACTGGCATGGACAGGTTGGAGAACGTGCCCGGACGGCCCTGCTCGGTGGCGGCGGCGCTCGACGTCGTCGGCGACAAGTGGGCGCTGCTGATCGTGCGCGAGCTGCTGTTCGGCAACCACCGGTTCACCGAGATCGTCCGCAACACCGCCGCCCCGCGGGACCGGCTGGCCGCCCGGCTGCGTGACCTGGTCGACGCCGGGGTCATCGAGAAGCGGCGCTACCAGGAGTCGCCGGAGCGTTTCGAGTACCACTTGACGGCGTCGGGCCGAGCCCTCGCGCCAGTCCTGCAGTCGTTGCTCGCCTGGGGCGACCGGTTCGCCGTCGACGAGCCGCCGATGACGTTGCAGCACCACGACCACGAGCTGCGGCTGCGCTCGGTCTGCGCGGTGTGCGGCGAGCGGGTGCACCGCGAGGACGTGCACCGGGTGAGCCGGCGTGCGGGCTGGGACGAGGCCGGCCCGGTCCCCGTCGGCTGACGCCCGTCCGGCCGGCACCCCGCCCGCCCGTAGGCTGCGCGGGTGACCCGCGTGCTCTGCGTCGACTTCGGCTCGACGTTCACCAAGGCCGCCCTGGTCGACGCCGACGACGGCGCGCTGGTGGCGACCGCGTCGCACCCGACGACCATCGGTACCGACGTCCTGGACGGCTACCACGCGATCCGGGAAACCCTTGGCGCAGAACGCGTGGACGACGTCCTCGCCTGCTCCAGCGCGGGTGGTGGCCTGCGCCTGGCGGTGGTCGGCTACGAGCGGGTGGTCACGGCCGAGGCCGGCCACCGGGTCGGCCTATCGGCCGGCGCGCGGGTCGTGCACGTCGCCGCCGGTGAGCTCACGCCGGCCGGGGTCGACGAGCTGCGGGCCGCCCGACCGGACGTCGTCCTGCTGGTGGGTGGCACCGACGGCGGGAACGCGGAGGTGCTGTGCCACAACGCCCGCCGGCTCGGGATCGGCCGGGTTCCGGTGCCTGTGGTGCTGGCCGGCAACGCCGAGGGGGCCGACCAGGCCGAGCACGAGCTGGTCAGCCGCGGCCGGGTCGTCACCCGCACCGCCAACGTGCTGCCCCGGATCGGCGTGCTCGACCCCGAACCCGCCCGGGGCGCCATCCGCGAGGTGTTCATCCGGCACGTCATCGGCGGAAAGGGACTGTCCCGGGGGCGCGCCTTCGCCGACATGGTGCGCGCCGCGACGCCCGACGTCGTCCTGGCCGGGGTGAGCGTCCTGGCGGACGGCGGCGACGGCGTCCCGGGCGTGGGGGACGTCCTCGTCGTCGACGTCGGGGGCGCGACCACCGACGTGTACTCCGCCCTGGCCCCCGAGGGCGAGGACGCCACCCTGCACAAGGAGGTCGTGGCGCCGATGTGGCACGCGCGCACCGTCGAGGGCGACCTGGGGATGCGGTGGAACGCCACCGGGGTGGTGGCCGCCGCCCGGACCGAGCATCTCCCGGTGGACGACGCGCTGGTGCACTACGCGCAACGGGTGCAGGCCGACCCGGCCTTCCTGCCCGGCGTGCCCGACGAGGTCGCGCACGACGTCGCGCTGGCGCGGTCCGCGGTGACCGTGGCGCTGCGCCGGCACGGTCGCCCGGCCAACCCGTCGGCGTCCCCGCGCCCCCTGCGCGAGGTGTCGCTGGTCGTCGGGTCGGGTGGGGTGCTCCGGCACCACGACGACGCGGTCCGCCACGCGGTGCTCTCGCCCGCGACCACGGACCACGCCGGCGGCTGGCGGGTTCCCGAGCACGCTCGGCTCGCCGTGGACGACCGCTACGTGCTGTTCGCCGCCGGGCTGCTGGCCGGGCAGTCACGGGGCGCGGCGGCAGCGCTGGTGTCTCAGGCGCTGCGCACTGTTCCCGGGTAGGACAGGATGGCCGGGTGAGCCAGCGCCGACCGGACGACGACACCGTCCCGTTCGGGATGCGCTCCGCCGCCGCGTGGGCCTGGCGGATCCTGGTGCTCGCGCTGACGATCTACGTGCTGCTGCGGCTGCTCAGCCTGCTCATCGTGCTGGTCGCGCCGGTGCTGATCGCGGTGCTGCTGGTCGCCCTGGTGCGTCCGCTGACCGACCTGCTGGCGCGCTGGACGCCCCGCGGCGTCGCGGCGCTGCTCACCTTGCTCAGCGTGCTCGCCGTCGTGGCCGGGTTGGTCGCCCTGGTCAGCACCCAGGTCGCCAGCGGCTTCCCCGAGCTGCAGAGGCAGGCCGAGGCCGGGGTCGGCGAGGTGCGGCGCTGGCTCGCCGGGCCGCCCTTCCGGCTGACCACCGACCAGCTGGCGCACTACGTCGACCAGGCCCGGGCCGGTCTGTCCGGCAGCCGGGACGCCCTGCTGTCCGGGGTCTTTGCCGCCACCTCGACGGCGGGTCACGTCATCGCGGGCTTCTTCATCGCCATGTTCGCGACGTTCTTCTTCCTCGCCCAGGGCGACATCATCTGGCGCTGGCTGCTCGGCGTGCTGCCGCGGGCGTCGCGCGCGCCGCTGGACCTGGCAGGTCACCGTGGCTGGGTCACGCTGACCTCCTTCGTGCGGGCCACCATCCTGGTGGCGCTGGTCGACGCGATCGGGATCGGCGCGGGGGCGGCGCTGCTGGGCGTGCCGCTCGCGGTACCCCTGGGCGTGCTGGTGTTCCTCGGCGCGTTCGTGCCGGTGGTCGGCGCCTTGGTGTCAGGCTCGGTCGCGGTGCTCATCGCCCTGGTGGCCGTCGGACCGGTCAAGGCCCTGCTGATGCTGGGTGTGGTGATCGGCGTCCAGCAGCTCGAGGCGCACGTGCTGCAGCCGTTCCTGCTGGGCCGCGCCGTCAGCGTGCACCCGTTGGCCGTCATCCTGGGGATCGCGACCGGCGCGCTGGTCGCCGGCATCATCGGCGCGCTGTTCGCGGTGCCGCTGATCGCTGTGGGCAACACGATGGTGCTGTCCCTGACCGGCCGCAGCGACGAGGACGAGAGCCTCCAGGAGGCCGCGGACGGGGTCGGCGACGATCCACCGCCTGTGGACGACGCGAGCGCCGCCAAGGGCTGATCGGGCATCCTGGGACGGCGGCGTGGGGCCGATCGTCGACCGGAGGGCCCCGTTGTCGTACCACCCGCTGCCGAACCACCCGCCTGACCCGATCCCGGACTCTGCCGTCTGGGTCGCGCGGCTGCGCCTCGCCGCGACCGACGTCCAGGACGCCGCCGCGACCCTGCGCGGGCGCGCGGCGTCCGCCGGGCTGGCCGGCCCGGCCGGCACGGCGCTCGCCGACCTGGTCGGGGAGGTCGTCCGCGAGGCGAGCGACCTGTCCGCCCGCTGCCTCGCGGTGGCCGACCAGATCGGCCGGCAGGATCCGGCGTGAGGCCGCTGCTGGTCGACTGCTACGCCCTCGGCGGGTTCGCCGACTCCCTGCGCTCGCTGGCCACGACCGTCGAGCTGAGCACGGCCGTCGTGGCGGCGCTGGCGGTCCGCCCGGACGTGCTCGGGGTCGTCGGGCCCGCCGCCGGCACCCTGGTGCAGGCCCGGGTGGCACTGGTCGCGCGGCTGCGGGCGCTGGCCAGGGTGGTCGCGTCGTGCGCGCAGGCATACACCGCGGTGGAGCACCGGGTTCTCGCCTCGTTCTCGGCCTCGTTCACCGGGTCGGGTGCGGGCGCCGTGGGCACCGCAGCCGATGCGGACGTGCTGGACCTGCTGGGTGCGGGTGAGCCCGACGAGGTCGAGGCGCTGCTCACCGCATCGCCCGCGCTGGCCGTGCTCGTCCTGCGGGCCGGGGCGGCGCCGCGAGCCGGCTCGGACGCCGCCCGGCTGGCGGACCTGTCCGCCGACGGCAGCCTGCTGGCCGTGCACCGGTTCCTGCAGCGCCTGGAGCCGCGCCGCCTCGCCCTCCTCGCGCTGCTGCACCCACGGCTCGTGGCCGAGGCGCCCTCCGCGCCGGTCGCGGCCCGGGTCCGGGCGTCCCGGGTGCTGGTCGCCGCCGACCTGGACGCCGTGCTCGTCCAGCAGGCTGTCGCCACGGAGCC from Angustibacter luteus includes these protein-coding regions:
- a CDS encoding PLP-dependent aminotransferase family protein, with product MNSGLVPSRPPRRPPPSRRIGPRELTRLLGAWPSSTAPAYAALAGRIRLVILDGRLPVGVRLPPERELALTLGLSRTTVSAAFDVLRESGHAASRQGSGTWTTLPTAGAPVPTWAPEPAPEGVLDLAHAAPGAPPHLHAAYTAALEELPRYLPGTGYDYRGLVSLRERLAERFTERGLATTADQVLVTSGALQAVRLGLTLAAGAGDRVLVEQPGYPNGLDVVTDLGARLVPVPVDPTALTWDLDSLGSAARQTSPTAAYLVPEFQNPTGALMSGEVREQVARTLDRSGTVAVVDETLVELAVDGLEMPPPLAVFAGRTPVVTVGSASKIAWGGLRMGWLRSDAATVARLAALRSRQDLASPVLEQLALLHLLGELDDLRTYRVDQLRQGRDVLTGLLAAHLPDWRVVRPAGGQVLWCALPAPSASDLAAAAADLGVRLTPGSRFAADGGLESWVRLPFALPVDVLARAVPLVAQAWDVVTRRPAGGRRPAPDDDAAYVV
- a CDS encoding cystathionine gamma-synthase: MTDSTSSQGFSTRAIHAGQEPDPLTGAVVPPIYQVSTYKQDGVGGLRGGYEYSRSANPTRTALEDCLAALERGSRGFAFASGLAAEDTLLRAVTRPGDHAVVPDDAYGGTYRLFAKVAQPWGLEHTPAHLGDLDAVRAAIRPGQTKVVWAETPTNPLLGIADIAALAEIAHAAGALLVVDNTFATPYLQSPLALGADVVVHSTTKYAGGHSDVVGGALVTSTTPATGFEDLDERVGFHQNSMGAVAGPFDAWLVLRGLKTLAVRMDRHCDNAERVVAFLSEHPRVSSVLYPGLESHQGHAVAAQQMRRFGGMVSFRLRGGVEEALGACKRAEVFTLGESLGGVESLIEHPGRMTHASVAGSVLEVPDDLIRLSVGIEDVDDLLADLEQALS
- a CDS encoding MFS transporter yields the protein MVALAVFMTNLDLWIVNVAFDDLTHSFPGSSLAHVSWVLNAYAVTLGALLVVAGRAGDRYGHRRVFLVGTAVFTLASLACALAPTLDVLIGARVVQAAGAALQLPSSLALLVAGVEVGDRVRATRAWAAVGGIAAATGPVLGGLLVEASWRWVFLVNLPIGVLGVVAGRRVLPHPQAHPRTALPDPVAAVLAVLGIGSLVAGLLQGPAWGWTSAGTLTLFALALVSSAVVVRRCLTQPVPLVEPSLVRARGFARANAALFVFSIAFAIMLVSNALWCQQVWGYGPLLTGLAMVPGPALVPITTIASRRLVERVGPGALATVGSLLFGLGFVWRATVSSIEPNYLVDLLPAMVIGGIGVGLALGTLMAAGTTSLPTASAATGSALLNASRQVASGVGVAVLVTILTSWSPPSAPDAYRASWWVAAGLSLAAAVGAAFLHASHRSGQVAVREVHLARAR
- a CDS encoding helix-turn-helix domain-containing protein, with translation MDRLENVPGRPCSVAAALDVVGDKWALLIVRELLFGNHRFTEIVRNTAAPRDRLAARLRDLVDAGVIEKRRYQESPERFEYHLTASGRALAPVLQSLLAWGDRFAVDEPPMTLQHHDHELRLRSVCAVCGERVHREDVHRVSRRAGWDEAGPVPVG
- a CDS encoding glutamate mutase L; this encodes MTRVLCVDFGSTFTKAALVDADDGALVATASHPTTIGTDVLDGYHAIRETLGAERVDDVLACSSAGGGLRLAVVGYERVVTAEAGHRVGLSAGARVVHVAAGELTPAGVDELRAARPDVVLLVGGTDGGNAEVLCHNARRLGIGRVPVPVVLAGNAEGADQAEHELVSRGRVVTRTANVLPRIGVLDPEPARGAIREVFIRHVIGGKGLSRGRAFADMVRAATPDVVLAGVSVLADGGDGVPGVGDVLVVDVGGATTDVYSALAPEGEDATLHKEVVAPMWHARTVEGDLGMRWNATGVVAAARTEHLPVDDALVHYAQRVQADPAFLPGVPDEVAHDVALARSAVTVALRRHGRPANPSASPRPLREVSLVVGSGGVLRHHDDAVRHAVLSPATTDHAGGWRVPEHARLAVDDRYVLFAAGLLAGQSRGAAAALVSQALRTVPG
- a CDS encoding AI-2E family transporter, with product MSQRRPDDDTVPFGMRSAAAWAWRILVLALTIYVLLRLLSLLIVLVAPVLIAVLLVALVRPLTDLLARWTPRGVAALLTLLSVLAVVAGLVALVSTQVASGFPELQRQAEAGVGEVRRWLAGPPFRLTTDQLAHYVDQARAGLSGSRDALLSGVFAATSTAGHVIAGFFIAMFATFFFLAQGDIIWRWLLGVLPRASRAPLDLAGHRGWVTLTSFVRATILVALVDAIGIGAGAALLGVPLAVPLGVLVFLGAFVPVVGALVSGSVAVLIALVAVGPVKALLMLGVVIGVQQLEAHVLQPFLLGRAVSVHPLAVILGIATGALVAGIIGALFAVPLIAVGNTMVLSLTGRSDEDESLQEAADGVGDDPPPVDDASAAKG